Genomic window (Granulicella arctica):
GCTTGAGCTCGGCTGGCTTTGGGAGCTCGGGTGGAGTTGGTTTGTCTCTTGGGATGTCGACGACGGCGGCTGCTGGTTTGATGGGCTGCGGCGCTGCTGGCGGATCATCGAAGCGCTTGCGGTCGGTGCTTTGCTGGAAGGGGGAGAAGGCTGGTTTTGCGGGCTCGGGGAGTTCCTGGGGAACCCGGCTTTGTGGAGCCGTAAGTTGTGGGGTCTGGATCTGCGCTTGTGGCTCGGCTGACTTGGGTGGGGCGATGCCGCGCTGGGTTCCGCCGGAGCCGGGGGAGACGGGGATCGCGCTGAGGAGTTCTTCTACCGGCAGGAGGCGGCGCAGGTGAACAAGCTTCAGGAGGCCTAGCTCGAAGTGGAAGCGTTGCTCCTGTCTATATCCCAGCTCGTCGAACGTGCGGAGCATGACCTGAAGAAAGCGGGTGAGCTCCTCTTCGGTGAAGAGGCTGGCGGTGCGGCCGGCGCGGCGCTGCTCGTCAGGGGAGATCTGGAGGAGTTCGGCGGCGGTGCCGTTGGTGGTGTTGCCGTCAACGTCGATACCGGCGATCTTGGCGATAAGCGCGTTGCGGAGATAGCGGCAACACTGACGGGCGAGCTGGGCGGGCGAGTTGCCGGAGTCGAGGAGCTGGTTGGCTACCGTCATAACCTCGGCGGAGCGGTTGGCGTCGACAGCCTGGAGAATCTTTTCAAAGACTGCATTGGGAACGGTGCCCATGAGCTCGCGAATCTGCGAGGCGTCTAAAACGGCGCGGCCATCAGTGACGGGGGCGGAGGCGATGGCCTGATCCATGATGGAGAGGGCGTCGCGCATGGAGCCGTCACCGGCTTCGGCGAGCAGGCCGAGGGCGGCGTCATCGGCGTCGATGCCTTCCTTGGTGGCGATGCCGCGAAGTTCGGAGAGGATGTCGACGAGCTTGACGGCATGAAAACTGAAGTGCTGGCAGCGCGAGCGGACGGTCTGGGGGATGTCCTCGGGCTGGGTGGTGGCCATCATGAAGACGATGTGGTCGGGTGGCTCCTCGAGGGTCTTGAGGAGGGCGTTGAATGCCGCGTCGGTGATCTGATGGGCTTCGTCGAGGATGTAGATCTTGTACTTGTCGCGGGCAGGCCGGTAGCGGGCGGCGTCGCGGAGTTCGCGGATCTCGTC
Coding sequences:
- the dnaX gene encoding DNA polymerase III subunit gamma/tau, which codes for MAYQVLARKYRPQRFADVAGQDHVTVTLMNALTQQRIAHGYIFSGHRGIGKTTIARILAMALNCRNTIGTELRPTAEPCEVCESCTEIKAGNAVDVIEIDAATNRGIDEIRELRDAARYRPARDKYKIYILDEAHQITDAAFNALLKTLEEPPDHIVFMMATTQPEDIPQTVRSRCQHFSFHAVKLVDILSELRGIATKEGIDADDAALGLLAEAGDGSMRDALSIMDQAIASAPVTDGRAVLDASQIRELMGTVPNAVFEKILQAVDANRSAEVMTVANQLLDSGNSPAQLARQCCRYLRNALIAKIAGIDVDGNTTNGTAAELLQISPDEQRRAGRTASLFTEEELTRFLQVMLRTFDELGYRQEQRFHFELGLLKLVHLRRLLPVEELLSAIPVSPGSGGTQRGIAPPKSAEPQAQIQTPQLTAPQSRVPQELPEPAKPAFSPFQQSTDRKRFDDPPAAPQPIKPAAAVVDIPRDKPTPPELPKPAELKLPDPLPLPVDIPMPTPVPVPLSIPVEIETSAPEPEQPLTPEPLVLSELHAEAPTHQATPQAIALQQAAVEALTSAKGQQSAADAMDDAEWTVDGAILKVQTNVSKTMLPIVINAEAEKLIRATLTGTGLKLTLLAGAGAAAAAKKPRAAKAGSAQSKANAHPIVQEAQRLFNAEIRTVIDLHEGD